One stretch of Lacimicrobium alkaliphilum DNA includes these proteins:
- the ggt gene encoding gamma-glutamyltransferase, with amino-acid sequence MQLRVLILLCLVTLNGVAKPDKREDREPEAATGYQQKTAVESDSAMVSAANPHASKAGKIILREGGSAIDAAVAIQAMLTLVEPQSSGIGGGTFILYWDNENKRLHTFDGREKAPQNVDPNMFIQGDKPKPWREAIVGGQAVGVPGAVSALEMAHQQFGVLPWKRLFKDSIELAQKGFEVSPRLAKLVAMDIHPGVKRFDTTRAYFYPDDAPIAAGSVLKNPQLADSLSRIAEAGAKGFYQGPLAERIVNAVQHASINPGRLSLKDMQTYQPVQREPLCGEYKVYRVCGMAPPSSGGVAILQTLGMLESFELEQYQPNSLEALHLFTQASRLAFADREAYVADSDFTGLDMQPLLDKQYLSERASLIEKDQDMGVALAGKPYAENTLTAGQAYELPNTSHIAIVDSKGNAVSMTSSIEMAFGSGLMVGGFLLNNQMTDFSFIAEKNGKPVANRIEPGKRPRSSMAPAMVFDSQGELYLVVGSPGGSRIINYVTQTLIGVLDWKLDIQQAINLAKITNRNDYTALEKGTPLAQFAKEFEKRGHDVRVIDLNSGIHGVLLKNGKRIGGADPRREGVALGL; translated from the coding sequence ATGCAGTTGCGGGTATTGATATTACTTTGTCTTGTCACACTCAATGGTGTTGCCAAACCGGATAAAAGAGAAGACCGGGAGCCGGAAGCGGCAACCGGTTATCAACAAAAGACGGCGGTAGAATCTGATAGCGCCATGGTCAGTGCGGCCAACCCTCATGCTTCAAAGGCAGGTAAAATTATTCTGCGCGAAGGTGGCAGTGCCATCGATGCGGCAGTGGCCATTCAGGCCATGCTGACACTGGTTGAACCTCAGTCTTCGGGTATTGGTGGCGGCACCTTTATTCTTTACTGGGATAATGAAAACAAACGCCTGCATACCTTCGATGGCAGAGAAAAAGCGCCACAGAATGTGGATCCCAATATGTTTATTCAGGGGGACAAACCCAAGCCCTGGCGTGAAGCCATCGTTGGCGGGCAGGCTGTCGGTGTTCCGGGCGCTGTCAGTGCGCTGGAAATGGCTCATCAACAATTTGGCGTTTTGCCCTGGAAACGTCTGTTTAAAGACAGTATCGAGCTGGCACAAAAGGGATTTGAAGTGTCACCACGGCTGGCAAAACTGGTGGCCATGGATATTCATCCGGGAGTAAAGCGTTTTGATACAACCAGAGCCTACTTTTATCCTGACGACGCACCCATTGCCGCTGGTAGTGTATTGAAAAACCCGCAACTGGCTGACAGCCTGAGCCGGATTGCGGAAGCCGGTGCAAAGGGATTCTATCAGGGGCCCCTGGCGGAGCGAATCGTCAATGCTGTGCAGCATGCCAGTATTAATCCGGGACGACTGAGCCTTAAAGATATGCAGACATATCAGCCGGTGCAGCGTGAACCTTTGTGCGGGGAATACAAGGTCTACAGGGTTTGTGGCATGGCACCGCCGAGTTCGGGTGGCGTGGCGATATTGCAGACCTTAGGGATGCTGGAGTCCTTTGAACTGGAGCAGTATCAGCCAAACAGCCTCGAGGCCCTGCATTTGTTTACCCAGGCATCCAGGCTCGCCTTTGCTGACCGTGAAGCCTATGTGGCAGACAGCGACTTTACCGGCCTGGATATGCAACCTTTGCTGGATAAACAGTACCTGTCAGAGCGTGCCTCACTGATTGAAAAAGATCAGGACATGGGCGTGGCGCTGGCGGGTAAACCTTATGCTGAAAACACCCTGACCGCAGGTCAGGCATATGAGTTGCCGAACACGAGCCATATTGCTATTGTCGATAGCAAAGGTAATGCGGTGTCTATGACCAGCAGCATTGAGATGGCTTTCGGTTCTGGTCTGATGGTTGGCGGGTTTTTGCTGAACAATCAGATGACAGATTTTTCGTTTATCGCAGAAAAAAATGGCAAACCGGTAGCCAATCGCATTGAACCGGGTAAACGGCCGCGCAGCTCGATGGCGCCGGCGATGGTGTTTGATTCACAAGGTGAACTGTATCTGGTAGTCGGTTCACCGGGTGGCAGTCGTATTATCAACTATGTCACTCAGACCCTGATTGGGGTGCTGGACTGGAAGCTGGATATCCAGCAGGCCATTAATCTGGCTAAGATCACTAATCGTAACGATTATACGGCCCTTGAGAAGGGTACCCCATTGGCACAGTTCGCTAAAGAGTTTGAAAAGCGAGGCCATGATGTCAGGGTGATAGATCTGAACAGTGGTATTCATGGTGTGTTGCTCAAAAACGGTAAACGTATTGGCGGCGCGGATCCCAGGCGCGAAGGCGTGGCACTGGGGCTGTAA
- a CDS encoding enoyl-CoA hydratase: protein MSEILIQQNNQITEIIFNRADKKNALTHAMYQQMAEALEQATASEQTRAVLFKGEGQDFTAGNDLNDFAKASGPEQVEQTVRFMTALMKCPLPVVAQVQGMAVGIGTTLLLHCDLVYCADNARFSMPFINLALVPEYASSYLLPRLVGHRKAAQWLMAGEPFDASEAVQFGLVNQALPVAELDDKVNKVMQNLVSKPRQAMKLTKLLMKTSHQEVTRHMHNELDLFVKQLKSDAAKEAFAAFLEKRKPDPSRYN, encoded by the coding sequence ATGTCAGAAATTCTCATTCAACAAAACAATCAGATAACGGAAATCATCTTTAACCGGGCAGACAAGAAAAATGCCCTGACCCATGCCATGTATCAGCAAATGGCTGAGGCGCTTGAGCAAGCCACTGCCTCTGAGCAAACCAGAGCGGTGCTGTTCAAAGGCGAGGGGCAGGATTTTACTGCCGGAAATGATCTGAATGATTTTGCCAAAGCGTCAGGCCCTGAGCAGGTTGAGCAAACCGTGCGCTTTATGACCGCACTGATGAAATGTCCTTTGCCTGTGGTTGCTCAGGTGCAGGGTATGGCAGTGGGGATCGGCACCACATTGCTGCTGCACTGTGATCTGGTCTATTGTGCCGATAACGCCCGCTTTTCAATGCCCTTTATTAACCTTGCGCTGGTACCTGAATATGCCTCCAGTTACCTGCTGCCCAGACTGGTGGGCCATCGTAAGGCTGCACAATGGCTAATGGCGGGTGAGCCCTTTGACGCCAGTGAGGCGGTCCAGTTTGGTCTGGTTAATCAGGCCTTGCCAGTTGCAGAGCTGGACGACAAGGTGAATAAGGTGATGCAGAATCTGGTCAGCAAGCCCAGGCAGGCGATGAAACTGACCAAACTATTGATGAAAACCTCTCATCAGGAAGTCACCAGACATATGCATAATGAACTGGATCTGTTTGTTAAGCAGTTGAAGTCAGATGCTGCCAAAGAGGCCTTTGCGGCCTTTCTGGAAAAGCGTAAGCCAGATCCGTCACGTTATAACTAA
- the rrtA gene encoding rhombosortase, producing MLNLPLKTPQFSGPLVLLILIVLAHALSPVSYELLAYHRDGISEYQWWRLLSAHLLHTNLNHLLLNSAGVVLLWAVFGEYYRPFYYAGITTGCALVTSVGLYLLVPELQWYVGLSGVLHGLFAWGALSDIRTGRRTGWLLLLGLAVKIGYEAAFGGDQSVSRLIEARVATEAHLLGAISGLLFCLPVLFFSKKSITT from the coding sequence ATGTTAAACCTGCCCTTAAAGACCCCTCAGTTTTCAGGCCCCCTGGTATTATTGATACTGATTGTGCTTGCCCATGCCCTGAGCCCGGTAAGTTACGAATTACTTGCCTATCATCGCGATGGCATTTCTGAATATCAGTGGTGGCGACTGCTCAGTGCACATTTGCTGCATACCAATCTGAATCATTTATTGCTCAATAGTGCCGGTGTGGTTCTGTTGTGGGCGGTGTTTGGTGAATACTACCGGCCCTTTTACTATGCCGGCATTACCACAGGCTGTGCCTTAGTGACCAGCGTGGGTCTCTACCTGCTGGTACCGGAATTACAGTGGTATGTAGGACTGTCCGGTGTGTTGCATGGCCTGTTTGCCTGGGGAGCCCTGAGCGATATCAGAACAGGTCGGCGAACAGGATGGCTGTTGCTGCTGGGTCTGGCCGTGAAAATTGGCTATGAAGCTGCTTTCGGCGGCGACCAAAGTGTAAGCCGGCTTATTGAAGCCAGAGTCGCAACGGAAGCCCATTTACTGGGCGCCATAAGTGGCTTGCTGTTCTGTCTGCCGGTGTTATTCTTTAGCAAGAAAAGTATTACAACTTAA
- a CDS encoding HAMP domain-containing methyl-accepting chemotaxis protein, translating into MRITVVGKIITGFVLFGVLLLITNVTSYWGLSDIRQSARLVVDEKMPVQSQMLIVQTRLLALAKISTEGYYTGADEKLLASQQQFETLRQELYSQLERLQKLPLNPQDKALLSSATQATEDYLDQADKMYQSRIRGLSLQTEIDALALETEYTGSDAGANLLDMSYLDGAEEGTLAQVVGAGARIDNIIVTLLNATREFAIVRDRELSQTIRDNLQLTMGDLNNNVEFINRIADGVDTDGLMEAFNQQYQKFVEQYEGSNGLFELKTQRLDSLAQAEQQMLAAEASMRQARTDMGELFDKVNADTLQGQNAILDAVQSNIFKSVLIMLLALVMVVIIGVTAARSISRPLARIRNSLSVISSGDLTHKADSSGEDEFAALARDVNELSTGLHQVVSQILRQETLLEEAITSSENLSENTLRQVQQQTEQVRETADNTTSVRQTSKSNLDQIQRSTARLSEVASQTRHAGDLVSRSKKQILAQADQAGHSAEIINRLQTNSNNIGGILDVIKTIAEQTNLLALNAAIEAARAGEQGRGFAVVADEVRTLANRTQSSTEEIEQMISSLQADAKQAVDAMSSGQQQARDSVEQIGQVDEEIQAIEQIISDLNAINEQIVEDTGHQDQLLDAVTTSLERIVELAEKSADSTRDSSAAMSQVGELMKQLNKAVSRFKL; encoded by the coding sequence ATGCGTATAACCGTTGTGGGGAAGATCATCACCGGCTTTGTGTTGTTCGGTGTGTTGTTATTAATTACCAATGTCACCTCTTATTGGGGTCTGTCAGATATCCGTCAGAGTGCGCGCCTGGTTGTTGATGAAAAGATGCCGGTGCAGTCGCAGATGCTGATTGTGCAGACCCGGTTACTGGCTCTGGCTAAGATCTCCACTGAAGGTTATTACACTGGCGCTGATGAAAAGCTACTGGCCAGTCAGCAGCAATTTGAAACCCTCAGGCAGGAGCTCTATAGCCAACTGGAGCGGTTGCAGAAATTACCTTTGAATCCACAGGATAAAGCCTTGCTCTCCAGTGCGACTCAGGCCACAGAAGACTATCTGGATCAAGCCGATAAGATGTACCAGTCACGGATCCGCGGTTTGTCGTTGCAAACGGAGATCGACGCGCTGGCGTTGGAAACAGAGTATACCGGCAGTGATGCCGGGGCCAATTTGCTGGATATGTCGTATCTGGATGGGGCAGAGGAAGGAACCCTGGCGCAGGTGGTCGGCGCCGGCGCGCGGATAGACAATATTATTGTTACTTTGCTTAATGCTACCCGCGAGTTTGCCATCGTTCGCGACAGAGAACTGAGTCAGACCATCAGAGATAATCTGCAACTGACGATGGGCGATCTGAACAACAATGTTGAGTTTATCAATCGCATTGCCGACGGGGTCGATACCGACGGCCTGATGGAGGCGTTTAATCAGCAATATCAGAAATTTGTTGAGCAATATGAGGGCAGCAATGGCCTGTTTGAGTTAAAGACTCAGCGACTCGACAGTCTGGCTCAGGCCGAACAACAGATGCTTGCTGCAGAAGCCAGTATGCGGCAGGCTCGCACCGATATGGGGGAGCTGTTCGATAAGGTTAACGCCGATACCCTGCAGGGACAGAATGCCATACTCGATGCGGTGCAAAGCAATATCTTTAAAAGTGTGCTGATCATGTTGCTGGCACTGGTGATGGTGGTGATCATAGGAGTGACTGCTGCAAGGAGCATTTCACGGCCACTGGCCAGGATCCGCAATAGTCTCAGTGTGATCAGCAGCGGTGATCTGACTCATAAAGCGGACAGCAGCGGTGAGGATGAGTTTGCCGCTCTGGCCCGGGATGTGAATGAGCTGAGCACCGGGTTGCATCAGGTGGTATCACAGATATTGCGTCAGGAAACCCTGCTTGAGGAAGCTATTACCAGCAGCGAAAACTTGTCTGAAAACACCCTCAGGCAGGTTCAGCAGCAAACCGAACAGGTACGGGAGACGGCGGACAATACAACCAGTGTACGCCAGACCAGTAAAAGTAATCTGGATCAGATACAGCGAAGTACGGCGAGGCTGTCTGAAGTGGCCAGCCAGACCCGCCATGCCGGCGATCTGGTCAGCCGCTCGAAAAAACAGATCCTGGCCCAGGCGGATCAGGCAGGTCATTCCGCTGAAATTATCAATCGTCTGCAGACCAACAGCAATAATATCGGCGGTATTCTGGATGTGATCAAGACCATTGCCGAGCAGACCAACCTGCTCGCTCTGAATGCTGCTATTGAGGCCGCCAGAGCAGGTGAGCAGGGCCGGGGTTTTGCGGTGGTTGCCGATGAAGTCAGAACTCTGGCCAATCGTACACAAAGCTCCACCGAAGAGATTGAACAGATGATTTCCAGCTTGCAAGCGGATGCGAAACAGGCTGTGGATGCCATGAGCTCCGGTCAGCAGCAGGCCAGGGACAGCGTCGAGCAGATAGGGCAGGTTGATGAGGAAATACAGGCTATTGAGCAGATTATCAGTGATCTAAATGCCATTAACGAGCAGATTGTTGAAGACACAGGGCATCAGGACCAGTTACTCGATGCCGTAACTACCAGCCTGGAGCGGATAGTGGAACTGGCGGAGAAAAGTGCCGACTCCACCCGTGATTCCAGTGCGGCTATGAGCCAGGTAGGAGAGCTGATGAAACAGCTGAATAAGGCCGTATCGCGGTTTAAGTTGTAA
- the fur gene encoding ferric iron uptake transcriptional regulator: MEQNQELKKAGLKVTLPRIKILEILQDPANQHISAEDVYKILLEQGEEIGLATVYRVLNQFDDAGLLDRHHFEGGKSVFEMGQKKHHDHLVCLKCGKVIEFEDDIIEKRQIEVAEKNNIKLTHHSLYLYGVCQPNCEDR, from the coding sequence ATGGAACAGAACCAAGAATTAAAAAAAGCCGGGTTGAAAGTGACCCTTCCGAGAATCAAAATCCTGGAAATTCTGCAGGATCCGGCTAATCAGCATATCAGCGCAGAAGATGTATATAAGATCCTGCTCGAGCAAGGCGAGGAAATCGGTCTGGCCACAGTTTATCGGGTTCTGAATCAGTTTGATGACGCGGGCTTACTGGATCGCCACCATTTTGAGGGCGGCAAGTCCGTGTTTGAGATGGGTCAGAAGAAACACCATGATCACCTGGTATGCCTCAAATGCGGCAAAGTGATCGAATTTGAAGACGACATTATCGAGAAACGCCAGATTGAGGTGGCCGAGAAGAACAATATCAAACTCACCCACCACAGCCTCTATCTGTATGGTGTCTGCCAGCCAAACTGCGAAGACAGATAA
- a CDS encoding aminotransferase class IV: MSIVYLNGQFIPKEQASISPMDRGFLFADGVYEVVPSYQGKMVGFKQHMQRLNDGLAALEIAVDMTLAQWQRVFEQLLQQNGGGNLGIYLHISRGREDNRAHRYPQQLAPTIFAFTFEIPAEPVAEIDKAHTYKVVSEQDKRWKRCNIKSTALLGNIMHYRSGQKASVDEVLLFNERNELTEAAACNVFIVKDGVVVTPQLDNQILPGITRYILLDALEQDGQIPVEVRTVTMDEVRQADEIWLTSSSKEVAPVVELDGETVGNGQAGPVWQQAQALFSRVKYQY, translated from the coding sequence ATGAGCATTGTTTATCTCAACGGTCAGTTTATCCCCAAAGAGCAGGCCAGTATTTCTCCTATGGACAGAGGTTTTTTGTTTGCCGACGGGGTCTACGAGGTGGTGCCTTCCTATCAGGGTAAGATGGTTGGTTTTAAACAGCATATGCAGCGTCTCAATGATGGTCTGGCAGCGCTGGAGATTGCTGTAGATATGACCCTGGCGCAATGGCAGAGGGTGTTTGAGCAACTTCTGCAGCAAAATGGTGGCGGTAACCTGGGTATTTACCTGCACATCAGCCGTGGCAGGGAAGATAACCGTGCTCATCGTTATCCACAGCAATTAGCCCCGACCATTTTTGCTTTTACTTTTGAGATCCCCGCCGAGCCGGTGGCAGAAATTGACAAAGCCCATACTTATAAGGTTGTGTCTGAGCAGGATAAACGCTGGAAGCGCTGTAATATCAAGTCTACTGCATTGCTTGGCAATATTATGCACTATCGTAGCGGACAGAAGGCGTCGGTAGATGAGGTGCTGCTATTTAATGAGCGCAATGAGCTGACGGAAGCCGCTGCCTGTAACGTGTTTATTGTCAAAGATGGTGTGGTGGTGACACCTCAGCTCGACAATCAGATTTTGCCTGGGATAACCCGTTATATTCTGCTCGACGCCCTTGAGCAGGATGGTCAGATTCCGGTAGAGGTGCGCACGGTGACCATGGATGAAGTTCGCCAGGCGGATGAAATCTGGCTGACCAGTTCCAGTAAAGAAGTGGCGCCAGTGGTTGAACTGGACGGTGAAACCGTGGGGAATGGCCAGGCCGGGCCAGTCTGGCAACAGGCTCAGGCACTGTTTAGCCGGGTTAAATACCAGTACTAA
- a CDS encoding cysteine synthase A has protein sequence MILARHQAELIGNTDLLRIHSLSELTGCDIYLKCEFQNPGGSIKDRAALQMVQDAIEKGELKSGMTIVEGTAGNTGIGLALVAKSYGMQMLAVMPNDQAKEKERVLELYGAKLMTVDPCPFANPNHFYHRAKAVAGQHKDHWWANQFENTSNARAHYLHTGPEIWQQTEGKVDILVSAAGTGGTIAGNSMYLKEQNPDVRIWLVDPDGSGIYDYLKSGEYKNHGGSITEGIGIMRMVENFRKARVDHAINLPDTDLVTIARYVRNKDGIVLGSSSALNVAGALFAALYSGPGKCIVTFACDLGERSASKLYNTAYLQQKGLLDCPKDVKPLMEKYRSQKLRNAVVATDK, from the coding sequence ATGATCCTTGCCCGCCATCAGGCTGAACTAATAGGTAATACCGATTTGTTGCGTATCCACTCCCTGTCAGAGCTGACCGGCTGTGATATCTATCTGAAATGTGAATTTCAGAATCCGGGCGGTTCGATCAAAGACCGGGCAGCGCTGCAGATGGTGCAGGATGCGATAGAAAAAGGTGAGCTTAAATCCGGTATGACCATAGTCGAGGGAACGGCAGGCAATACCGGCATCGGCCTGGCTTTAGTGGCCAAGTCTTATGGTATGCAGATGCTGGCGGTGATGCCCAATGATCAGGCCAAAGAGAAAGAACGGGTGCTGGAGCTTTATGGCGCCAAGCTGATGACCGTCGACCCTTGTCCTTTTGCCAATCCTAATCATTTTTACCACAGGGCAAAAGCCGTGGCCGGACAACATAAAGATCACTGGTGGGCTAATCAGTTTGAAAACACCAGTAACGCCAGGGCCCATTACCTGCACACAGGCCCGGAAATCTGGCAACAGACTGAGGGCAAGGTGGATATTCTGGTCTCAGCAGCAGGCACCGGCGGCACCATTGCCGGTAACTCCATGTATTTAAAAGAACAAAATCCGGATGTCAGAATCTGGCTGGTGGATCCCGACGGTTCAGGGATTTATGACTATCTTAAAAGCGGTGAATATAAGAATCATGGCGGCTCTATCACCGAAGGCATCGGTATTATGCGAATGGTGGAAAATTTCCGTAAGGCCAGGGTCGATCATGCTATAAACCTGCCGGATACGGATCTGGTTACCATTGCCCGCTATGTACGCAATAAAGATGGCATAGTGCTGGGCAGCAGTTCGGCGCTGAACGTGGCCGGTGCCCTGTTTGCAGCACTGTATAGTGGGCCGGGCAAATGCATTGTCACTTTTGCCTGCGATTTGGGCGAACGCTCTGCCTCCAAGCTCTACAATACCGCCTATCTGCAACAAAAAGGACTGCTGGACTGTCCCAAGGACGTCAAACCGCTGATGGAAAAGTATCGCAGTCAGAAACTGCGCAATGCAGTGGTTGCCACGGATAAATAG
- a CDS encoding putative nucleotidyltransferase substrate binding domain-containing protein gives MDNIDSARIFLSRCAPFDRLSSAQLDYCLKHLQLHYLCDESLDEVVPKDRPQLYLIKKGVFDLLGNHNQLIERLEPGDLFGYPSLLTKRPITNRLKVLDDGLMYSLSQTPFDYLCEHNQEFADYFSRALGDRLLTESRNQEHDWTQLSVADILERTLVSIGADCSVAEAAQRMTENKVSCLLIQDNDELQGIITDRDIRSRVVAARQSYDQPVSEFMTSPVINLDWQAPLFDAMQAMTGENVHHVAVVKDNKPIGVITATDLMRQQRSEPLFLVNRIRKADTVEQLQAIAELVPEHLHQFANRVVDVRLVGDLLASFTDAFNIRLIRLYKREHGTAPFPFVWLTFGSQARRDQSLSSDQDNGLLLEREPDAEEAKWFAGLADFVCDGLARCGLKLCGGNIMASNDELRVSEQAWVKKFKGWILEPDQDALMRTNIFFDHRALYGDNRLFERFDSAVSKLATNQIFLANLAANSADLAVPIGLFNRFRTQKLDDEQEVIDIKKSGIAILNDIARIHSLAAGIRDCSTPARIRRLSELGAINRRDGEDWLAAWRFLVQMRLEHQLNQTIPDNLIAPDKLDSLARRQLKAAFRLIKDAQEGLGLSYSRGPFNARSLLMNKLMQRLRQWFGGNQDTLLWQQYRYLAIDLELSGLDHKKDQILSVAWVPVQPPHILLHQRQNFIINTQVTLGQSPAIHGLTRENLEQGAELKDALRKLAEETQAYPNTLWLFHHAPLDMAFLREAHELSGLEFLPPKLIDTLALEHKTLKRRGKEPEIEGLSLDKCRARYELGPHPAHNALEDAIATAELFLAYCYRNFRAESHTLRSLL, from the coding sequence ATGGATAACATTGATTCTGCCAGAATATTTCTCAGTCGCTGTGCACCTTTTGACAGGCTGAGCTCAGCGCAACTGGACTACTGTCTTAAGCATCTGCAATTGCATTATCTGTGTGACGAGAGCCTGGATGAGGTGGTACCCAAAGACAGACCACAACTCTACCTGATTAAAAAAGGCGTATTTGATCTGCTGGGTAATCATAATCAGCTGATTGAGCGTCTCGAACCGGGCGACCTGTTTGGTTACCCTTCATTGCTGACAAAACGCCCAATCACTAACAGACTTAAGGTTCTGGATGATGGTCTGATGTACAGCCTGTCGCAGACCCCTTTTGATTATTTGTGTGAACATAATCAGGAGTTTGCGGATTATTTTTCAAGGGCACTGGGAGACAGGTTGCTGACCGAGTCACGTAATCAGGAGCATGACTGGACGCAGTTATCGGTGGCCGATATCCTCGAGCGTACGCTGGTTTCCATTGGAGCCGATTGCAGTGTTGCTGAGGCGGCCCAGCGGATGACGGAGAACAAAGTCTCCTGTCTGCTGATTCAGGACAATGACGAGTTACAGGGGATTATCACTGACCGGGACATCCGTTCGCGGGTAGTGGCAGCGAGGCAATCTTATGACCAGCCGGTCAGTGAGTTTATGACCTCGCCGGTGATTAATCTGGACTGGCAGGCTCCGCTGTTTGATGCCATGCAGGCGATGACTGGTGAGAATGTGCATCATGTGGCCGTGGTCAAAGACAATAAACCCATAGGGGTTATTACCGCAACGGATTTGATGCGTCAGCAGCGCAGTGAACCTCTGTTTCTGGTTAATCGGATTCGCAAAGCCGATACCGTTGAGCAGTTACAGGCCATCGCTGAGCTGGTGCCTGAGCATTTGCATCAGTTTGCCAACCGGGTAGTGGATGTGCGTCTGGTGGGCGATTTACTGGCGAGTTTTACCGATGCTTTCAATATTCGCCTGATTCGTTTGTATAAGCGAGAGCATGGCACCGCACCTTTTCCTTTCGTATGGCTGACCTTTGGCTCCCAGGCCCGCCGCGATCAATCCTTAAGTTCAGATCAGGACAATGGTTTATTGCTGGAACGGGAGCCGGATGCCGAAGAGGCTAAATGGTTTGCCGGATTGGCTGACTTTGTCTGTGATGGACTGGCCCGCTGCGGTCTTAAGCTCTGCGGTGGCAATATTATGGCCTCCAATGACGAATTACGGGTGTCGGAACAGGCCTGGGTGAAGAAATTTAAAGGTTGGATCCTGGAGCCGGATCAGGATGCACTGATGCGCACCAATATTTTCTTCGACCATCGTGCGCTTTACGGCGATAACCGGTTGTTTGAGCGTTTTGACAGTGCTGTCAGTAAGCTTGCCACCAATCAGATCTTTCTGGCCAATCTGGCGGCGAACAGCGCCGATTTGGCAGTACCTATCGGCTTGTTTAACCGCTTTCGCACTCAGAAGCTGGATGATGAGCAGGAGGTGATTGATATTAAGAAAAGCGGCATCGCTATCCTCAATGATATCGCCCGCATTCACTCTCTGGCAGCCGGTATCCGCGATTGCAGCACCCCGGCGAGGATACGGAGATTGTCTGAGTTGGGGGCAATAAATCGTCGCGATGGCGAAGACTGGCTGGCAGCCTGGCGTTTTCTGGTGCAGATGCGCCTTGAGCATCAGCTCAATCAGACAATTCCGGATAACCTGATTGCCCCGGATAAACTCGACTCACTGGCCCGCCGACAACTCAAAGCCGCCTTCAGGCTGATTAAGGATGCACAGGAAGGACTTGGCCTGAGCTATTCCCGGGGGCCTTTTAATGCGCGGAGCCTGTTAATGAACAAACTGATGCAGCGACTGAGGCAGTGGTTTGGCGGCAATCAGGATACCCTGCTATGGCAGCAATATCGCTATCTGGCCATCGATCTGGAATTATCCGGGCTGGATCATAAAAAAGACCAGATATTATCTGTGGCCTGGGTGCCTGTTCAGCCGCCGCATATTTTACTGCATCAGCGCCAGAATTTTATAATCAATACTCAGGTTACACTGGGGCAAAGCCCAGCTATTCATGGCCTGACCCGGGAGAATTTGGAGCAGGGGGCTGAGCTTAAGGATGCCTTGCGTAAACTGGCTGAGGAGACTCAGGCCTATCCCAATACCCTGTGGTTGTTTCATCATGCCCCTCTGGATATGGCATTTTTGCGTGAGGCCCATGAGTTATCGGGGCTTGAGTTTTTGCCGCCGAAGCTTATTGATACTCTGGCCCTTGAGCACAAAACCCTCAAACGGCGGGGCAAAGAGCCGGAAATTGAAGGGCTGAGTCTGGATAAATGCCGGGCCAGATACGAGTTGGGCCCCCATCCGGCCCATAATGCGCTGGAAGATGCCATCGCTACCGCAGAGCTGTTTCTGGCTTACTGTTATCGCAATTTTCGCGCCGAGTCCCATACTCTTCGCAGTTTGCTTTAA